A genome region from Brienomyrus brachyistius isolate T26 unplaced genomic scaffold, BBRACH_0.4 scaffold749, whole genome shotgun sequence includes the following:
- the LOC125729809 gene encoding forkhead box protein O1-A-like, translating into MLNPEGGKSGKSPRRRAASMDNNSKFAKSRGRAAKKKVSHQGRDGGPDSPAPPFSKWPGSPNSHSADDFEAWTAFRPRTSSNASTLSGRLSPFLAEPDEVADGGDVHLGYAAGPGPKMGATLPSLSEVTGSLGPHGSEDIMDNLLDNLNLVSPKAPSGVGVGASGGPTHSSPSPMMQAAASGYPVYSTPSRAPLPTQDYRKCLYGQAAALAEPKQAYGSFLNQYCSPGLLKELLAADADPRSGDLVPSVDTVVTQLSGGSAGGRLHPGYGGQVQNPHPHTVHGQGPPTSVALNGRGPHPHPHPHPHLLAHGKQHTQLVHAHTAPPAGLLSSYSGISSNGYGRPSLLPPHHQHHPHVHPHPHEKLPSDLDGMFVERFECDMESVLHDALMDGESLDFNFDGVAAPQGFPHGVKTTTHSWVSG; encoded by the exons ATGCTGAACCCGGAGGGTGGCAAGAGCGGCAAGTCGCCCCGCCGGCGTGCTGCATCCATGGATAACAACAGCAAGTTCGCCAAAAGCCGCGGGCGCGCCGCCAAGAAGAAG gTGTCCCACCAGGGCCGTGACGGGGGCCCCGACAGCCCGGCTCCACCCTTCTCAAAGTGGCCTGGCAGTCCCAACTCGCACAGCGCCGATGACTTCGAGGCGTGGACCGCCTTCCGGCCGCGCACCAGCTCCAACGCCAGCACGCTGAGCGGCCGCCTCTCGCCCTTCCTGGCCGAGCCGGACGAGGTGGCCGATGGTGGCGATGTGCATCTGGGCTATGCGGCCGGTCCCGGGCCCAAGATGGGTGCCACGCTGCCCAGCCTGTCAGAGGTGACAGGCTCGCTGGGTCCCCATGGCTCCGAGGACATCATGGATAACCTGCTGGACAACCTCAACCTGGTGTCTCCCAAGGCACCGTCAGGGGTTGGGGTGGGCGCCAGCGGTGGTCCCACCCATTCCTCTCCCTCGCCGATGATGCAGGCCGCTGCCTCTGGCTATCCAGTCTACAGCACCCCCAGCAGGGCTCCCCTGCCAACGCAGGACTACCGTAAGTGCCTGTATGGCCAGGCGGCGGCGCTGGCGGAGCCCAAGCAGGCCTACGGCTCCTTCCTGAACCAGTACTGCTCACCGGGGCTCCTGAAGGAGCTGCTGGCTGCGGATGCCGACCCCCGAAGTGGCGACCTCGTGCCGTCAGTGGATACAGTGGTGACACAGCTATCCGGCGGCAGCGCGGGGGGGCGTCTCCATCCGGGCTACGGTGGCCAGGTACAGAACCCCCACCCTCACACTGTTCATGGGCagggcccccccacctcagTGGCCTTGAATGGCCgtggcccccacccccaccctcacccccatccccacctgctggcccacGGGAAGCAACACACCCAGCTGGTCCACGCCCAcacggcgccccctgcaggcctgcTGTCCAGCTACAGCGGCATAAGCAGTAACGGCTACGGCCGTCCAAgcctgctgcccccccaccaccagcaccacccacacgtgcacccccacccccacgagAAGCTGCCCAGCGACCTGGATGGCATGTTCGTGGAGCGCTTCGAGTGCGACATGGAGTCTGTGCTGCACGACGCGCTCATGGACGGCGAGTCGCTGGATTTCAACTTCGACGGCGTGGCGGCGCCACAGGGCTTCCCGCACGGCGTCAAGACCACCACGCACAGCTGGGTGTCGGGCTAG